From the genome of Azospira restricta, one region includes:
- a CDS encoding 3'-5' exonuclease, which yields MPSGVDRAALAAAELPPYPGIALADVTLVDSAARAEAAQAALLAADAVGFDTESKPTFLKGEVSTGPHLVQLATDGHVWLFPTALPAGVAALKAVLESPRVKKIGFGLGNDRSALQARLGVAIANLLDLGEVLRGPGHRGTVGAKMAVAHFFGQRLQKSKKTGTSNWASPRLSERQLLYAANDAHVALRVYRAWAALPG from the coding sequence ATGCCCTCCGGAGTCGACCGCGCGGCGCTGGCAGCCGCCGAACTGCCGCCCTACCCCGGCATCGCGCTCGCCGACGTGACGCTGGTCGACAGCGCGGCGCGCGCCGAGGCGGCGCAGGCGGCGCTGCTCGCCGCCGACGCGGTCGGCTTCGACACCGAATCGAAGCCGACCTTCCTGAAGGGCGAAGTGTCCACCGGCCCGCACCTCGTCCAGCTCGCCACCGACGGCCACGTCTGGCTGTTCCCGACGGCGCTGCCGGCCGGTGTCGCCGCGCTGAAGGCGGTGCTCGAATCGCCGCGGGTGAAGAAGATCGGCTTCGGCCTCGGCAACGACCGCAGCGCACTGCAGGCGCGGCTCGGCGTCGCCATCGCCAACCTGCTCGACCTCGGCGAGGTGCTGCGCGGCCCAGGCCACCGCGGCACCGTCGGCGCCAAGATGGCGGTCGCCCACTTCTTCGGCCAGCGCCTGCAGAAATCGAAGAAGACCGGCACCAGCAACTGGGCCAGCCCGCGCCTGTCCGAGCGGCAGCTGCTGTACGCGGCGAACGACGCGCACGTCGCGCTGCGGGTGTACCGCGCCTGGGCAGCTCTACCCGGCTGA
- a CDS encoding dioxygenase — translation MSAPASNTAPARTAARPAWPTLFVPHGAPTFALHPGAAGAALTRFAAALPRPRAVLVVSAHWSTDAPTVGGAEWPATVHDFHGFPPALAAIRYPAPGAPALADEIAATLAAAGFAARVDRQRGLDHGAWIPLRLLYPEADVPVLTLSLQAHRGAEHHLRLGRALTGLPAAGVLLVASGNLTHNLADFRLGGGDADTLAYVGRFADWVWQQLERGSAEALLRYRGLAPDAARAHPSEEHLLPLFVALGAAGNDWRAERIYSGIDDRVLAMDSFAFRPRNPDNANGEPA, via the coding sequence ATGTCCGCCCCCGCCTCGAACACCGCCCCCGCACGCACCGCCGCCAGGCCGGCGTGGCCGACGCTGTTCGTCCCGCACGGCGCACCGACCTTCGCGCTGCACCCGGGCGCCGCCGGCGCCGCGCTGACCCGCTTCGCAGCGGCGCTGCCGCGACCGCGCGCAGTCCTCGTCGTCAGCGCGCACTGGAGCACCGACGCGCCGACCGTCGGCGGCGCCGAGTGGCCGGCGACGGTGCACGACTTCCACGGCTTTCCGCCGGCGCTTGCCGCGATCCGCTACCCGGCGCCCGGGGCTCCGGCGCTCGCCGACGAGATTGCGGCGACGCTCGCCGCCGCCGGCTTCGCCGCCCGTGTCGACCGCCAGCGCGGCCTCGATCACGGTGCCTGGATTCCGCTGCGCCTGCTCTACCCGGAAGCCGACGTGCCGGTGCTGACGCTGTCGCTGCAGGCGCACCGCGGCGCCGAGCACCACCTGCGCCTCGGTCGCGCGCTCACCGGCCTGCCCGCCGCCGGCGTGCTGCTGGTCGCCTCCGGCAACCTGACGCACAACCTCGCCGACTTCCGCCTCGGCGGCGGCGACGCCGACACGCTGGCCTACGTCGGCCGCTTCGCCGACTGGGTCTGGCAGCAGCTCGAACGCGGCAGTGCCGAGGCGCTGCTGCGCTACCGCGGGCTGGCGCCGGACGCCGCGCGCGCGCACCCGAGCGAGGAACACCTGCTGCCGCTGTTCGTCGCCCTCGGCGCCGCCGGGAACGACTGGCGCGCGGAACGGATCTACAGCGGCATCGACGACCGCGTGCTGGCGATGGACAGCTTCGCCTTCCGCCCGCGCAACCCGGACAACGCCAACGGAGAACCTGCATGA
- a CDS encoding YceI family protein — MIRKTLAVALLAATQANAVEYNQFQPERSQIAFTSKQMGVAVDGRFRKFAATLSFDPARPAAASARIDIELASIDAGSKDADDEVVGKQWFNTKTFPTASFVAAGVKPLGGDRYEAVGKISIKGRSQDAVLPFTVKQDGRTATFDGSLVIKRLDFAIGEGPWADVGTVANEVQVKFRIVAAAK; from the coding sequence ATGATCCGCAAGACCCTCGCCGTCGCCCTCCTCGCCGCGACGCAGGCGAACGCCGTCGAATACAACCAGTTCCAGCCGGAGCGCAGCCAGATCGCATTCACCTCGAAGCAGATGGGGGTCGCCGTCGACGGCCGCTTCCGCAAGTTCGCGGCGACGCTCAGCTTCGACCCGGCCAGGCCGGCCGCCGCCAGCGCCCGCATCGACATCGAGCTGGCCAGCATCGACGCCGGCTCGAAGGACGCCGACGACGAGGTGGTCGGCAAGCAGTGGTTCAACACCAAGACCTTCCCCACCGCCAGCTTCGTCGCCGCCGGCGTCAAGCCGCTCGGCGGCGACCGCTACGAGGCGGTCGGCAAGATCAGCATCAAGGGCAGGTCCCAGGACGCGGTGCTGCCCTTCACCGTCAAGCAGGACGGCAGGACTGCCACCTTCGACGGCAGCCTGGTCATCAAGCGCCTCGATTTCGCGATCGGCGAAGGTCCGTGGGCCGACGTCGGCACGGTCGCCAACGAGGTCCAGGTCAAGTTCCGCATCGTCGCCGCCGCCAAGTAA
- a CDS encoding YceI family protein: MKKALATLALATLVAAPAFASTETYVVDGTHTFPRFEYNHLGYSSQVQRFTKTSGTISWDRAAKTAEVDITIDAKSVDTGYALFNQHIQGADYFDTENHPTITFKSTAVKFDGDKPVSIDGNLTIKGVTRPVTLAVTSFQAMPHPMLKKPAIGANAVTKVKRSEFNAGKNAPYVSDEVTIYIPLEAIQQQ, from the coding sequence ATGAAGAAAGCACTCGCCACCCTCGCCCTCGCCACTCTGGTCGCCGCGCCCGCGTTCGCCAGCACCGAGACCTACGTCGTCGACGGCACGCACACCTTCCCGCGCTTCGAGTACAACCACCTCGGCTACTCGTCGCAAGTGCAGCGCTTCACCAAGACCAGCGGCACGATCAGCTGGGACCGCGCGGCGAAGACGGCAGAGGTCGACATCACGATCGACGCCAAGTCGGTCGACACCGGCTACGCGCTGTTCAACCAGCACATCCAGGGCGCCGACTACTTCGACACCGAGAACCATCCGACCATCACCTTCAAGTCGACGGCGGTGAAGTTCGACGGCGACAAGCCGGTCAGCATCGACGGCAACCTGACGATCAAGGGCGTCACCCGCCCGGTGACGCTGGCGGTGACCTCGTTCCAGGCGATGCCGCACCCGATGCTGAAGAAGCCGGCGATCGGCGCCAACGCGGTGACCAAGGTCAAGCGCTCGGAATTCAACGCCGGCAAGAACGCGCCCTACGTCAGCGACGAGGTGACGATCTACATCCCGCTCGAGGCGATCCAGCAGCAGTAA
- a CDS encoding ankyrin repeat domain-containing protein — translation MSTTDDLIKAVRSGQLDAVRAALAAGAPVELADGHGVPGLPLGIACFLGHLDIVRELVRHGARVNLADNREPVSPLSMAIRGGKSEVVRLLVELGATVPPGMQTGLGAHELVAAQWIARRAAAGAVGDPEIEEIVMPRAFGTDTTVLEADAARAAIEAETQKKKR, via the coding sequence GCACCACCGACGACCTGATCAAGGCCGTGCGCAGCGGCCAGCTCGACGCCGTGCGCGCCGCGCTCGCTGCCGGCGCCCCGGTCGAGCTCGCCGACGGCCACGGCGTTCCCGGCCTGCCGCTGGGGATCGCCTGCTTCCTCGGCCACCTCGACATCGTCCGCGAACTGGTGCGGCATGGCGCCCGGGTCAACCTGGCCGACAACCGCGAGCCGGTGTCGCCGCTGTCGATGGCGATCCGCGGCGGCAAGAGCGAGGTCGTCCGCCTGCTCGTCGAGCTCGGCGCGACAGTGCCGCCGGGAATGCAGACCGGCCTCGGCGCGCACGAGCTGGTCGCCGCGCAGTGGATCGCCAGGCGCGCCGCCGCCGGCGCCGTCGGCGATCCGGAGATCGAGGAGATCGTCATGCCGCGCGCCTTCGGCACCGATACCACGGTGCTCGAAGCCGACGCCGCCCGCGCCGCGATCGAAGCGGAAACGCAGAAGAAGAAGCGCTGA
- a CDS encoding LysR family transcriptional regulator, which yields MDRLESMQMFRRVAEMGSFSAVARQLDVARSVVTRQVAALEAHLGVKLIARSTRRLNLTAAGLAYLEKCREILSLVEAAESDLAAEGQVPRGHIRISVPFSFGLRHLTPLLLDFGTLYPEITLEVDYTDRRVNLIEEGIDLAIRITRRLAPQDVARRISVCRMLVVAADDYLRRRGEPRRPEELIDHECFGYVPAAPSSWPFVVDGETRAFPIRSRLLANNGDALLDAAIRGLGITSAPSFIAAAAVEAGSVRPILTDYAQPELGIYAVFPGNRYVPRRVRVLVDYLAERIGPEPYWDALPLFRTAPQATLLGGGGRRARGR from the coding sequence ATGGATCGCCTGGAAAGCATGCAGATGTTCCGCCGCGTCGCCGAGATGGGCAGCTTCTCGGCGGTCGCCCGCCAGCTCGACGTCGCGCGCTCGGTGGTGACGCGGCAGGTGGCGGCGCTCGAGGCGCACCTCGGCGTCAAGCTGATCGCGCGCAGCACGCGCCGGCTCAACCTGACCGCCGCCGGCCTCGCCTATCTCGAGAAGTGCCGCGAAATCCTCAGCCTGGTCGAGGCCGCCGAATCCGATCTCGCCGCCGAGGGGCAGGTGCCGCGCGGGCATATCCGGATCAGCGTGCCGTTCAGCTTCGGCCTGCGCCACCTGACGCCGCTGCTGCTCGACTTCGGCACGCTCTACCCGGAGATCACGCTGGAAGTCGACTACACCGACCGCCGCGTCAACCTGATCGAGGAGGGGATCGACCTGGCGATCCGCATCACCCGGCGGCTGGCGCCGCAGGACGTGGCGCGCAGGATCAGCGTCTGCCGCATGCTGGTGGTCGCCGCCGACGACTACCTGCGCCGGCGCGGCGAACCGCGGCGGCCGGAGGAACTGATCGACCATGAATGCTTCGGCTACGTGCCGGCGGCACCGTCGAGCTGGCCCTTCGTGGTCGACGGCGAGACGCGCGCGTTCCCGATCCGCAGCCGGCTGCTGGCGAACAACGGCGATGCGCTGCTCGACGCGGCGATCCGCGGCCTCGGCATCACCAGTGCGCCGTCGTTCATCGCCGCGGCGGCGGTCGAGGCCGGCAGCGTGCGCCCGATCCTGACCGACTACGCGCAGCCCGAACTCGGCATCTATGCCGTGTTCCCGGGCAACCGCTACGTGCCGCGCCGCGTGCGCGTGCTGGTCGACTACCTGGCCGAGCGGATCGGGCCGGAGCCCTACTGGGACGCGCTGCCGCTGTTCCGCACGGCGCCGCAGGCGACGCTGCTCGGGGGCGGCGGGCGCCGGGCGAGGGGGCGCTGA
- a CDS encoding cytochrome b, whose amino-acid sequence MIPAPRYTRTAIVLHWLMAVLLLGLFAVGLYMTGLKLSPQKLQIYSWHKWAGVTAFVLAAARIAWRIGHRPPPAPMATPRWQQVAAEGAHHLLYLLMLAIPLTGWLMSSAKGFQTVVFGVLPLPDLLAKDKELGDLLAMVHAQLNYALAAVVLVHAGAALKHHLVDRDDVLTRMLPALKTR is encoded by the coding sequence ATGATCCCCGCCCCCCGCTACACCCGCACCGCGATCGTGCTGCACTGGCTGATGGCCGTGCTGCTGCTCGGCCTGTTCGCGGTCGGCCTGTACATGACCGGCCTCAAGCTGTCGCCGCAGAAGCTGCAGATCTATTCGTGGCACAAGTGGGCCGGCGTCACCGCCTTCGTCCTCGCCGCCGCGCGCATCGCCTGGCGCATCGGCCACCGGCCGCCGCCGGCGCCGATGGCGACGCCGCGCTGGCAGCAGGTCGCCGCCGAAGGCGCGCACCACCTGCTGTACCTGCTGATGCTCGCGATTCCGCTCACCGGCTGGTTGATGAGCTCGGCCAAGGGCTTCCAGACCGTCGTCTTCGGCGTGCTGCCGCTGCCCGACCTGCTGGCCAAGGACAAGGAGCTCGGCGACCTGCTGGCCATGGTGCACGCGCAGCTCAACTACGCCCTCGCCGCCGTCGTGCTGGTCCATGCCGGCGCCGCGCTGAAGCACCACCTGGTCGATCGCGACGACGTGCTGACGCGCATGCTGCCCGCCCTCAAGACCCGCTAA
- the def gene encoding peptide deformylase: protein MTIRTILRMGDPRLLEIARPVADFDTPALHALIDDLFDTMAAAGGVGLAAPQIGVGLQVVVFGFEASARYPDAEAVPQTILVNPTITPLSDAEELGWEGCLSVPGLRGEVPRYAAVRYRGCDPAGRPIDRSVSGFHARVVQHECDHLIGKLYPMRMRDFTRFGFTDVLFPELANAGGD from the coding sequence ATGACCATCCGTACCATCCTGCGCATGGGCGACCCGCGGCTGCTCGAGATCGCCCGCCCGGTCGCCGACTTCGACACGCCGGCGCTGCACGCGCTGATCGACGACCTCTTCGACACGATGGCGGCGGCCGGCGGCGTCGGGCTGGCGGCGCCGCAGATCGGCGTCGGCCTGCAGGTGGTGGTCTTCGGCTTCGAAGCGAGCGCGCGCTACCCGGATGCCGAGGCGGTGCCGCAGACGATCCTGGTGAACCCGACGATCACGCCGCTCTCCGACGCCGAGGAGCTCGGCTGGGAAGGCTGCCTGTCGGTGCCCGGCCTGCGCGGCGAGGTGCCGCGCTACGCCGCCGTCCGCTACCGCGGCTGCGACCCGGCGGGGCGGCCGATCGACCGCAGCGTCAGCGGCTTCCACGCGCGCGTCGTGCAGCACGAGTGCGACCACCTGATCGGCAAGCTGTACCCGATGCGCATGCGCGACTTCACGCGCTTCGGCTTCACCGACGTGCTCTTCCCGGAGCTGGCGAACGCCGGCGGCGACTGA
- a CDS encoding type II toxin-antitoxin system HicA family toxin, producing MSHKHRNVLQAIYHDPVSSNIQWREIESLLAHLGATVEPAHGARFRILLNRREFFLHHPHHGNELSKQEVKHLRECLASAGVTLSSYDEQHARGEG from the coding sequence ATGAGCCACAAGCACCGCAACGTCCTGCAGGCGATCTACCACGACCCGGTCAGCAGCAACATCCAGTGGCGCGAGATCGAATCGCTGCTGGCGCACCTCGGCGCCACCGTCGAGCCCGCGCACGGCGCCCGCTTCCGCATCCTGCTCAACCGCCGCGAGTTCTTCCTGCACCACCCGCACCACGGTAACGAGCTGTCGAAGCAGGAGGTGAAGCACCTGCGCGAATGCCTGGCCAGCGCCGGCGTCACGCTGTCGTCGTACGACGAGCAGCACGCCCGCGGCGAAGGTTAG
- a CDS encoding histidine phosphatase family protein, which translates to MPLSRTRRSLCALLAGGLLAGAAPGGAAAALPLTELAKPGRVLMLRHALAPGNGDPPGFVAGDCATQRNLDATGRAQARALGGRLRAAGIAGAQVYSSEWCRCLETARLLGLGPVTPLPALNSFYGQAQARERIIGELRAFLARLPVDGPPVILVTHQLTINAFTDAGTPSGGGSIFQLDGSGTPRRLGDIAVD; encoded by the coding sequence ATGCCCCTTTCCCGAACGCGTCGATCGCTGTGCGCCCTGCTTGCCGGCGGCCTGCTCGCCGGCGCGGCGCCGGGGGGCGCCGCCGCTGCGCTGCCGCTCACCGAGCTCGCCAAGCCCGGCCGCGTGCTGATGCTGCGCCATGCGCTGGCGCCGGGAAACGGCGATCCGCCCGGCTTCGTGGCCGGCGACTGCGCGACGCAACGCAACCTCGACGCGACCGGCCGCGCGCAGGCGCGCGCGCTGGGCGGGCGCCTGCGCGCCGCCGGCATCGCCGGCGCGCAGGTCTATTCCAGCGAGTGGTGCCGCTGCCTGGAGACCGCCCGCCTGCTCGGCCTCGGCCCGGTGACGCCGCTGCCGGCGCTGAACTCGTTCTACGGGCAAGCGCAGGCGCGCGAGCGGATCATCGGCGAGCTGCGCGCCTTTCTCGCCCGGCTGCCGGTCGACGGACCGCCGGTGATCCTCGTCACCCACCAGCTCACGATCAACGCCTTCACCGACGCCGGCACGCCATCGGGCGGCGGCAGCATCTTCCAGCTCGACGGCAGCGGCACGCCGCGCCGGCTCGGCGACATCGCCGTCGACTGA
- a CDS encoding alpha/beta hydrolase, with protein MTDLLPRIEIETAADPTWAVIWLHGLGADGSDFVPVVPELGLDAAPGVRFVFPHAPAMPVTCNGGYVMPAWYDIISLEPQARRVDEAGILRSRDALRALIAHENRRGIPCSRIFLAGFSQGGAVAYLTALTHDERLAGLIALSTYLPTPQRVVVEGRAANAGIPIFAAHGTLDDVVSPALGSAARDFLAGRGYRPEWHEYPMPHSVCLEEIADLGAWLRARLAGARAMRAAHCEEVHLGKA; from the coding sequence ATGACCGACCTGCTGCCGCGCATCGAGATCGAAACCGCCGCCGACCCGACCTGGGCGGTGATCTGGCTGCACGGCCTGGGCGCCGACGGCAGCGACTTCGTCCCGGTCGTTCCCGAACTCGGCCTGGACGCCGCGCCCGGCGTGCGCTTCGTCTTCCCGCACGCGCCGGCGATGCCGGTCACCTGCAACGGCGGCTACGTGATGCCGGCGTGGTACGACATCATTTCGCTCGAACCGCAGGCCCGGCGCGTCGACGAAGCCGGCATCCTGCGCTCGCGCGACGCGCTGCGCGCGCTGATCGCGCACGAGAACCGGCGCGGCATCCCGTGTTCGCGCATCTTCCTCGCCGGCTTCTCGCAGGGCGGCGCGGTCGCCTACCTGACGGCGCTGACGCACGACGAGCGGCTGGCCGGACTGATCGCGCTGTCCACCTACCTGCCGACGCCGCAGCGGGTGGTCGTCGAGGGCCGCGCCGCCAACGCCGGCATCCCGATCTTCGCCGCGCACGGAACGCTCGACGACGTCGTCTCGCCGGCGCTCGGCAGCGCCGCCCGCGACTTCCTCGCCGGCCGCGGCTACCGCCCCGAATGGCACGAATACCCGATGCCGCATTCGGTCTGCCTGGAAGAGATCGCCGACCTCGGCGCCTGGCTGCGCGCGCGGCTGGCAGGCGCCCGAGCAATGCGCGCGGCGCATTGCGAAGAAGTCCACCTGGGGAAGGCCTGA
- a CDS encoding DUF3820 family protein produces MKADDLERLVTLEMPFGKHQGRLIADLPGNYLNWFAREGFPPGEIGRLLQLMQELDHNGLRPLLDPLRRQP; encoded by the coding sequence ATGAAAGCCGACGACCTGGAGCGCCTGGTGACGCTGGAAATGCCCTTCGGCAAGCACCAGGGGCGGCTCATCGCCGACCTGCCGGGCAACTACCTGAACTGGTTCGCGCGCGAGGGCTTCCCGCCGGGCGAGATCGGCCGCCTGCTGCAGCTGATGCAGGAGCTCGACCACAACGGCCTGCGCCCGCTGCTCGACCCGCTGCGGCGGCAACCCTGA
- a CDS encoding FHA domain-containing protein, translating to MNEGNLSILCADLSGAERLDERLAASEVAHALGRCEKRIAQAVEGFRGRLQRLSATRIVAYFGDAEDALQSAVEMQRRVVALPPLSGVSLALGVGVCVGHAADEIRYFEGDDNVACRLADLAEAGRVLVSVPRRAQGFAWNARSALARDELSLSCGKRRLGVFEIDWRHFVPPRGKLPAAGAAGPGQLFVHAGGTTIELNAARPLLTIGRLASCGLRLTSERCSRVHARIELRGGSFVLVDQSTNGSFVQPEGGGEHAVHRRELALHGCGRIGFGSPLAAAGTESIEFRTGGAP from the coding sequence ATGAACGAAGGCAACCTATCGATATTGTGCGCCGACCTGTCCGGCGCGGAAAGACTCGACGAAAGGCTGGCCGCGTCGGAGGTGGCGCATGCGCTGGGGCGCTGCGAGAAGCGCATCGCGCAGGCGGTCGAGGGCTTCCGCGGGCGGCTGCAGCGGCTGTCGGCGACGCGCATCGTCGCCTATTTCGGCGATGCCGAGGATGCGCTGCAGTCGGCGGTCGAGATGCAGCGCCGCGTCGTCGCCTTGCCGCCGCTGTCCGGCGTCTCGCTGGCGCTCGGCGTCGGCGTCTGCGTCGGCCATGCCGCCGACGAAATCCGCTACTTCGAGGGCGACGACAACGTCGCCTGCCGGCTGGCCGACCTCGCCGAAGCGGGCCGCGTGCTGGTCAGCGTCCCCCGGCGGGCGCAGGGCTTCGCCTGGAACGCGCGCAGCGCGCTGGCGCGCGACGAGCTGTCGCTGAGCTGCGGCAAGCGCCGGCTCGGCGTGTTCGAGATCGACTGGCGCCACTTCGTGCCGCCGCGCGGCAAGCTGCCGGCGGCCGGCGCCGCCGGTCCCGGCCAGCTGTTCGTGCATGCCGGCGGCACGACGATCGAGCTGAACGCCGCGCGTCCGCTGCTGACCATCGGCCGGCTCGCCAGCTGCGGCCTGCGCCTGACGAGCGAACGCTGCTCGCGCGTGCATGCGCGGATCGAGCTGCGCGGCGGCAGCTTCGTGCTCGTCGACCAGAGCACCAACGGCAGTTTCGTGCAGCCGGAGGGCGGCGGCGAACACGCCGTGCATCGCCGCGAACTGGCGCTGCACGGCTGCGGCCGGATCGGCTTCGGCAGCCCGCTGGCGGCCGCCGGGACGGAGAGCATCGAGTTCCGCACCGGTGGCGCGCCGTAG